One genomic region from Phocoena sinus isolate mPhoSin1 chromosome 21, mPhoSin1.pri, whole genome shotgun sequence encodes:
- the EIF4EBP1 gene encoding eukaryotic translation initiation factor 4E-binding protein 1, with product MSSGSSCTQTPSRAIPATRRVVLSDGVHLPPGDYSTTPGGTLFSTTPGGTRIIYDRKFLMECRNSPVTKTPPRNLPTIPGVTSPVGHEPPTEASQDHLSSSPEDKPAGGEESQFEMDI from the exons ATGTCCAGCGGCAGCAGCTGCACCCAGACCCCAAGCCGGGCCATCCCCGCCACTCGCCGGGTGGTCCTCAGCGACGGCGTGCACCTGCCGCCCGGGGACTACAGCACCACCCCCGGCGGCACGCTCTTCAGTACCACCCCGGGAG GTACCAGGATCATCTACGACCGGAAGTTCCTAATGGAGTGTCGGAACTCACCTGTGACCAAAACGCCCCCGCGGAACCTGCCCACCATTCCCGGGGTCACTAGCCCTGTGGGTCATGAGCCCCCTACAGAAGCCAGCCAGGACCACCTGAGCAGCAGCCCAGAGGACAAGCCGGCGGGCG GTGAAGAGTCACAGTTTGAGATGGACATTTAA